The genomic interval CCCATCGCGTGGGCGGCCGAGGAACAGGCGGTGCTGATCATCAACGACGGCCCCTGCGCGCCCAGCTCGGTCGCCACCGCGCTGGTTGAGGCGTTGTGCATCAGCCGTGGGATGGTCAAGGGATGGAGACGGTCGTTGCCCTCGGCGTAAAGCGAATAGTAGCTCGCGTTGGTGCTCACGGCGCCGCCGTAGGCTGAGCCCAGGCAAACGCCCCAGCGAAGACGATCCCCATCGGAAGGCGCAAAGCCCGAATCGGCGCATGCCTGCCGGGCGGCCAGGAGAGCCATCTGCGTGAAGCGGTCGTACAACTCGATCTGTTTGGCGGAGAAGTGCTCCGCCGGGGCGAAATCAGCTTCAGCGGCAAGTTGGACGGAAAGCCGGCCGGCATCAAACGCGGTGATTTTCCGCACGCCGGATTTCCTTTCGAGGAGGGCAGAGAAAAACTCGGCTGGCGAGTTCCCGATCGGCGACACAATCCCCATTCCGGTAACAACCACGCGGCGCATTGCTCACCTCAATCCTTCACGAACGCCCGGCCCTGCCAAAGGCGAAGGCTCCGCCCGCGCCTCCAGCCACCGGCTCAGGCGGTCGATGATCTGCCGAACGCAAGTGATTTGTCTCGCTTCGGCTTCCGGGATAGTCAGATCAAATTCCTGTTCCAGGCCAAACATGATGCAAACTCTGTCGAGCGAGTCGAGCCCCAGCTCTTCAAAGCTCTTGTCGAGCCGATCTTCGCTCAACTCGCAATGGCCTTCCCGGGCGACCACCTTGAGAATGCGCTCCTGAACAGTCATGCCCGTCATGGACTGCTCCTCTCTGCCGCTGCTGGCGGCAGGCTTACTCTTGCTGGATGGTCAGGATGTGACCCTCCCCCCGTTCAGCATACACTGATTCCGCTTATCCGATTAGAGGCAATGAACCGCCTAGGGGTTTCTCGCCGCGGCTGGCGGTAGGGGGCGCATGGCCATGCGCCCCTACTTCTTAAAAGGGGTGCCTTCGAGGACCTGTTGCAACTCCGAGTCGCTCTGGAATTCGAGGATAGGGTCAGTATCGTACTGCTCGAAGAAGATCGTGGAGGGCGGCGAGGAGTCGATGCCCAAAATTTGGCGCAGGCGCTTGTCCTGCGGCACAAAGCCTCGCTTCAGGAGATTGAGGATCGTATTCCGGATCGTTCCTTTGAGCCCGCAGACGTAAACCAACGCGCGCTCGGGGTGGATGGCGCCAGGCTCAAAACCGAGCCGCTCTTCGAGCGTTTCCAACTTCTCCTTGTCGAAGAAGGTTTCGACCCGGCCGGTGAAACCGCGCCAATCCGTATCTTCTTTCGGCCGGCTGATGGTGGCCAGATAGCCATCACGCTCGAGGTTGTTGAGGACCCGGGCAATGTCCTCTTTGTAGGCCAGGTCCCGCTGGTAGCTGGCGCCGTGGAGGACGATAAAATTCTTCTGTAGCTCCGCGTCAGCCACGATCTCCTTGGCATGCTGCAAAACGATGCTCACAAAGGGCGCCAGGCCCGTGCCCGCCGCGACAAAAATCTTCAATTTGTCGCGGTCGGCGCCGCCCGTATGTTCGAGCGTGAAGTGCCCGGTTACCTTCGGCCCGAGAAAGATGCCCTCGCCGGCCTGGGCGCGGAAAAGCATATGGGTGAGCGGATAGGTGGAGGTGGCGTTTTTTTCCTCAACCCGGCGGATGAAAAATTCATAGAAGCGCTTTTCGTTGGGCGGCGACGCGATCGAGTAAGAACGCAGGGTCGAACCTTCGGGGTTGTTCAGCCCGAGAACTACATATTGTCCGGGAATGAAATCTTTGACCGCCTCGGCAGCCGGCCGGACGCGGAATTTGGCGAGGGTGGAAGAGAGCCACTCGATCTCGTTGATCTCGGCGTTGTACTTGAGCGGCTTGGGCGTGATCCCGACTGCCATCGCGGCACCCGATAGTAACTCAGCTTATCGAAGAGACGCACGCCCATTTTAACCTGTGAGAGGCCGCGCCCGGCCGACTCTTCCGCCATCGTCGGTGAGTCTGGTGGCACGCCTGGACATGAGCCAGGGTCGTGGTTTTCCTGGTTGATCACGAGGGCTTCGGTTCGGTCAGCTACGAGCCGCCGCCGGCCTTGAAGACAAAACCGATGCCGACTCGAACATTGTGACCCCAGGCGCCGCCAATGTGCTCGGGGATGTAATCAAGCTGGATCACCCGAATGGCAAAGCCCTGACGAACATTCACGTCCAGACCACCGCCAAAGCCCATGGCAAAGCCGCTCTCAGAGGCACTGCCGGCGCGGGCTGTTGCCCCGCCGAACAGCGCATGGGCAAATCCGGTAACTCTGTCGCCGCGAGCAGTCAGCCGCGGCCCGAACAGGTACTCGTAAGTCTGAAGCGTGGTACCGGCCACGCTCTTGTACTGGCCGCCAAAGTCAGCCGTGAAACCGACAGTCTTGCCCAAATTGCCGCTGAAGCTGGATTGCCAGCCGAAGAAGCTCTGCGCCGCCCCGGAAGTGTCCAGGTTGAAGTAGGAGAAGCCGCCGAAAAACTCTGCCGTGGGATACTCTTGGGCCACCGCGGGCATCCCAGCCAACAGAACGAGCCCAACAAGGAACACTAATTTCCTCATGTTTCTGTGCCCCCTAACGCAAGTATCGCGCTCGCCCGAGTCTATGAAGGGTTCAGCGAAAAAACAAGTAATGACAAACAAACAGTGACCCATGAGCCAACCCCTTACGTCCATAGGCCAGCCTGCTTGAAAAGCCAAATAATGTTTGGCGACGCGGCGGGCCTTGGGAACCGGTTCACGACGAAGAATTCGCGACCCGCGCCGACGCGATGCGTCCAGAAAAATACCTCAAGACGGGAAAGGGACGCGAAGAGATGCAGCGCTTATTGGCTGGGGCCAGGGCAGAAAACCCAGCCCGCTAGTGCCGTTCCAACTATTTTGGGCTAAGTTCTTCATGGACTCAGCACGTATGACTAATTATGTCGCTCCAGCTCGCTATTCTGCTCAATTAGTTGGAACGGCACTAGAGTTGACCACGAGCCCGCTACTGGTAGAAAGCCTGTCGTCAGGTAATCCTTACTCTTGTACAAGCCAACTGGCTTGAAAAGCTCGGTTGCCAGGCAGATAATGCTTGGCAAGGCGCCTGTAGCTCAGTTGGATAGAGCATCTGCCTTCTAAGCAGAGGGTCGGCGGTTCGAATCCGCCCAGGCGCGCCAGACCTCAGTGTTCAATGCATACGTTCTGCACAGCCGGGCAACCGGTCGCCTCTACACGGGTTCGATTGGCAATTTGTTCCGCAGACTTAGGGAACATCAACAACGTTTGAGCTTTTCCAACCGGCGTGATGGGCCCTGGGAGTTCGCTCATCGAGAGGAGTTTCTCACCTGCCCCGAGGCCATTCGAGCGGAGCGTATACCGCAAGAGAGGGAAGGGACGCGACAAACCGTCGTTGCCGGCCGAGCCGCGGAAGCTAGCGTCTATTGTTACTTGAGCGCCAGTGCCTTCCTGCTTTGCTTCAGAAGGATTTTGGTCAGTGTCACCTTGCCGGCCTCATCCTTGCCGGTGACGGCGCTGTCGTAAGCGGCTGGCGAAGGCAGCTCGATCCAGGTTCCCTGGATGCGTGCCACCTCGCGTTTGCCATCGTAGAAAATGACCGTCGGATTGCTGCTCTGATCGTTCTGAATCTCGAGCCGGTATTCGCCCTTTGCCACTGCCTTTCCGCCAAGCTCCAGATCGGCAGGTAGATAGAGCTTTACGGTAGTGGTCTTTGCTGTTGCCGCCAGCGCAAAGAGGGCGGCCAGGGCCATAAGAGCTATCGTCGCCTTTAGTTGCTTCCGCTTCATGGACTTGCCTCCAGTCAAGATAGCTAAAATAAACTGTAACCAACAATCTACTTGTTAAAGCATTCACTGACTACTAGTCAGGTTGGCCGAAAAAAATTTTCCCTCACTCCCTAAGGCCCCGGAGGAAAGCATCAAGTTGGAGCGACACGATTTGCTCCAGGCTTCCACCTACCCGATGGGGTTCGTTAACGGCCAGCATCACTGTCCCGTTCAGAGCAGCCCAGCAAGCCATGCTGGCCAGGTAGGGCGAGACGGAGCGGAAATGGCCTCTACGGATCCCTTCCTCAATCGTATCGCTTACCATTTTGAGGCAGCCGTCGCCACCGCAGTCCAACTCATCCTTTAGTTCCTTGGGTAGAGGCTGTTTGAATTCGGAATGAAAGTTGTAAAGGAACATCAGGCGGAAGAATTGGGGCTGCTCCTGAGAAAATTGAAAGTAGGCCTGCCCGAGCCGGCGCAGGTTGGCCTCAGGATCAATCAAGGGATCAAGCGCTCTCTCAAAGTACTCGCGCAAGATCTGGGTCCCCTCCACGAGCAGGGAACAATAAAGCTCCTCCTTGCTCGAAAAATATAGATACAGCGTGCCCTTGCTCAATTCAGCCGCCGCCGCGACCTCATCAAGCGTTCCCTCTGCCAGCCCTTTGGCAAAGAAGACTTCCTTGGCTGCCTGAAGGATGCTTGCCCTGCGGTTCTCCTTTTCTCGTAACTTGCGCTCAGCAATACCCATCGTTGCCGTGATGACCCTCAGTCACTAATTATACTAAGGTATAATCCAGTGTCAATAGAAATCTCCGCTGTAGCGGCTTTAGGTCGGTACTTCTGGTCGCAGCAAGGAATTCCCGCCTGAAGGCGGGCGCTACGGGCGTCCAGCCGCCGGTGCTGGAATCCCCGCTACTTCAGGTAGGTTGCCAGCCAATCCAGGACCGTTTTGAACCAGAGCCGGCTGTTCTGCGGCTTCAAGATCCAGTGGCCCTCGTCGGGGAAGTAAAGCAGCTTCGATGGAACTCGCTTGCGCTGGAGCGCAGTGAAGAGTTGCAGGCCCTGATCCACGGTGACCCGGTAGTCGAGTTCACCGTGCGTGACCAGGGTGGGCGTCTTGAAGTTGTTCACAGAATTGAACGGGTTCCACTTCTCGTAAAGTTCGCGATTGTCGTAGGGGGTGCCGCGAAGATCCCACTCGGGGAACCAGAGCTCTTCCGTCGAGCCATACTTGCTCACAATGTTGAACACACCGGCGTGGGAGACAGCGCACTTGAAGCGGTCGGTGTGACCGATGAGCCAGTTCACCATGTAGCCGCCGAAAGATGCCCCGGCCACTCCGAGGCGGTCTTTATCTACAAAGGGATATTTGGCCAGGATGTAGTCCAATCCCTTCATTAAATCGTCGAACGGGAAGCCGCCGTACTGGCTGTTAATGTCGTCGGTGAACTTTTGGCCGAAGCCGGTGGAGCCGTGGAAGTTCACCATGGCCACCACAAAACCGGGCGAGGCAAACATCTGGGCGTTCCAACGGTAGCCCCAGTTGTCGTTCCAGGCGCTTTGCGGTCCGCCGTGGACGAGATAGACGAGCGGGTATTTCTTGTCGGGATCAAAGTTGGGCGGGCGGACGAGCAGGCCGTGCACCTTGTCGCCGAGGGCGCCGTCAAACCAGAAATGCTCGACCGGATTCATGGCGAGGGGCGACAATTTCTCTCGGTTGATGTCGGTGAGCTGGGTGACCCCGCTGCCGTCGGCATGCGAGCGAAAGATTTCTGCCGGCATGGTCAGCGTCGAGCGGGTGAAGACCAGCGTCTTGCCGTCGGAACTGACCCCAAGGTCGCCGTTGAAACCCTCTTTCACGAGCGGGGTGCTCTCTGCCCCGGTTATCGAAACGGAGTAAATGAGACTGTGCCCCTTGTCTTCGGCGACCAGGTAGAGCTTCTTGCTATCGGGCGACCAGGCGCAGCTATCCACCGAGCGGTCGAAAGTTTCGGTGAGATTGGCAATGGTTTGCGACCGGCGATCGTAAATGAGCAATCGCCAGCGGTCAGATTCGTAGCCCGCCTGAAACTGAGAGCGGAAAGCGAGGTAGCGTCCGTCGGGCGAATACTGTGGACCGTCGTCGGCGCCCGGGCTGGTGCTGATTTTCCTGGCTTGCCCGCCAAAATCTTTTTGGGGATATGCGTCACTTTGTCCTGGGCGGGCTTGCCCGCCGGTCGTCGGAACGATCCAGATGTCGCTGTTGGTGCTGGTGGCCTCGACGGGATCGTGATTCGAAACGTAGGCCAGCTCTTTGCCGTCGGGTGAAAGCGCATAGCCGGTGGGGCCGCCCAGCGAGAAGGTGGGGGCATCGTAGTCGCCCGGCGTGAGGTCTTTGGGGGTGCCTCCCTCGGCAGGCACGACGAAGACGTGGGTGCGCCGGCCATCCTTCCAGGCGTTCCAGTGACGATAGAGGAGGCGGGTGGCGATTTTTGCCTTGACCTTGCTTTTCTCGGTCTCTTCGCCGCGCTTTTTGTTGCAAGCGTCATCGGCGCAGTCAGGATAGACATCGGAGGCAAAGGCCAGGAGCCGGCCATTGTCCGACCAGACATGGTCGGTGGCGCCGGTGGAGATAGTGGTGAGCTTGCGAGCCTCGCCGCCGCCAACGTTGATGAGATAGATTTGCCACTCGCCGTCGCGGTTCGACTGGAAGGCGATGGTCTTGCCGTCGGGCGACCAACGCGGCCGCTCGTCCCGCTTGCCGCTGCGGGTGAGCTGTCTTGGCTCGCCTCCGGCTTGCCCCGATTCCATGGGGGCGAGCCAGATGTCGGCATGGCGCTGGTTTGCCTCCAGGTCAAACCAGGTGGCGGTGAAAGCAACGCTTTTGCCGTCGGGTGAGATCTGAGGATCGGCAATGCGCTGGAACGATATCAAATCTTCAAAGGTGATGGCGCGTTTGACCTGCGACGACGCAATAGGCGCGGCAAGACACACCAACAGCAGCGCAATAACAACTCGTCTCATGCTTTCCTCCCATGCGAAAGGCAAAAGGGTTGGACCATCAATCTGGCTGGCGCAACAGGGCAGCGGCGCAACCGGTCCGCCTGGGGCGGACTTTGCTGGGGTGGGCGATGGGATTCGAACCCACGACCCTCGGGTCCACAGCCCGATGCTCTACCTCTAAGCTACGCCCACCACCATCACCAAAATATAGCACGACCGCGACCGGTTGTCAGCGAAGGTGGGGTCCGTCTTGGACCTGCCTGTAGGGGCGGCTCTTCAGGCCGCCCGAAAACGGGGCGAGCGCATAACAGGGCAAGCTGAAGCTTGCCCCTACAGAAGCTCTTCCCACATTGGCCGAGCCATGCTATGATGGGCGGCTTTTCGCAACTCAAAGCAGGAGACAATGGCACGTGGCCAAGTTTACAAAGCTTCGCGTTTTCTGTCCGAAATGTAATGACACGGTAACCATCATGGCTTCCGGCCTGAGCATGCTCTCGCCCCTCGAGCGCGAGAATTACCTCCAGGGCGCGATCGACCGCCATGATCACGAAGGCTGGCGACGGCTGACCGGGAATCAGGGCGAATCGATCGATCCGATCAAGCTCGCCAAGAAGTCTGCCGGCCGATAAACCCGCCAGAAAACCTGTCTCAGAACGCGCATCCCGGTCGCCGAGCGTGTGGGCAGGGGTGTCGGCGCCCACCTGTTCGTCGCTTTCGACCGAAACAGCGCAACTTCGCCAGCGCTGCGTGGACTCGATGCCTTTCCGGCGCAGGCAGGGTTGACAAGACGCAAGCGGCGGGAATACGCTTCGCGCCTCACCTTCTCGCGAAAAAAAGTGTGGCAGTGGAAATGAAGAGTGATGAAACACCGGTAATCCTGGTTCGTATATCCGGCGAGAAAGCATGATTGAAGCCCTGAACCTTACGAAAGTCTTCCGCGACCGCAAGCGCGGCGAGATCCGCGCCGTTGATCGGGTCAACTTCTGCTGCCAGCCCGGGCAGATCTATGGCCTACTCGGGGCCAACGGCGCGGGCAAGACCACCACCCTGCGGTTGCTGGCCACCATTCTCCAACCCAGCGACGGCACGGCGCGGGTAGCCGGCTTCGACATCAAGGAGCAGCCCGAAAAGGTGCGGGCAAACGTCGGATTTCTCTCCACCGCCACCGCCCTCTACGGGCGTCTGACGGCGCGGGAAACGGTGGAATATTTCGGGCGGCTAAACGGCCTCGACGGCGGCGCCCTCAAGCGCCGGCTGGATGAGCTGTTGGCGCTGCTCGAAATCGGGGAGTTTGCCGACCGGCGCTGCGAGAAACTCTCCACCGGAATGAAGCAGAAGGTTTCCATCGCCCGCACCCTGGTGCACGACCCGCCGGTGATGATCTTCGACGAGCCCACCCTCGGCCTGGACGTGATGACGGCCCGCACCATCGTCGGCTTCATCCGCGATTGCCGAACCCGCGGCAAGACCGTCATCTTCTCGACGCACGTGATGAGCGAAGCCGAGAAACTCTGCGACACGATCGGCATCATCCACGACGGCGCCCTGCTCGCCGAGGGCACCCTGGGCGCGCTCCGGCAGCGCACTGGCCTCGAAGACCTGGAGGATATATTCGTGCGCACGGTGGAGGGATCGGCGTGAGACTTTCGAACATCGGCATCGTCTATCGCAAAGAACTGGTTGATTCGCTGCGCGACCGCCGCACCCTCATCTCCATGGTCGTTGTCCCCATCCTGCTCTTCCCGCTCATGACCATCGGGTTTGGCGCGCTGGCGGCCAAGCTCATGCAAAAGGCGCAGAAAGAAGGATCGGCGATCATGCTCCTCGGCGCCGATCACGCCCCCACCCTGGCCGAAACCATTCGTAGAGCCGCCGGGTTCGAGGTCATGCCGCCGGCCGCGGACTACGTCGCCCGCATCAACGACAAGAAGCTGCGCGCGGCGGTCGAGT from Candidatus Acidiferrales bacterium carries:
- a CDS encoding phosphopantetheine-binding protein translates to MTGMTVQERILKVVAREGHCELSEDRLDKSFEELGLDSLDRVCIMFGLEQEFDLTIPEAEARQITCVRQIIDRLSRWLEARAEPSPLAGPGVREGLR
- a CDS encoding FAD-binding oxidoreductase, with the protein product MAVGITPKPLKYNAEINEIEWLSSTLAKFRVRPAAEAVKDFIPGQYVVLGLNNPEGSTLRSYSIASPPNEKRFYEFFIRRVEEKNATSTYPLTHMLFRAQAGEGIFLGPKVTGHFTLEHTGGADRDKLKIFVAAGTGLAPFVSIVLQHAKEIVADAELQKNFIVLHGASYQRDLAYKEDIARVLNNLERDGYLATISRPKEDTDWRGFTGRVETFFDKEKLETLEERLGFEPGAIHPERALVYVCGLKGTIRNTILNLLKRGFVPQDKRLRQILGIDSSPPSTIFFEQYDTDPILEFQSDSELQQVLEGTPFKK
- a CDS encoding TetR/AcrR family transcriptional regulator, yielding MGIAERKLREKENRRASILQAAKEVFFAKGLAEGTLDEVAAAAELSKGTLYLYFSSKEELYCSLLVEGTQILREYFERALDPLIDPEANLRRLGQAYFQFSQEQPQFFRLMFLYNFHSEFKQPLPKELKDELDCGGDGCLKMVSDTIEEGIRRGHFRSVSPYLASMACWAALNGTVMLAVNEPHRVGGSLEQIVSLQLDAFLRGLRE
- a CDS encoding S9 family peptidase, translating into MRRVVIALLLVCLAAPIASSQVKRAITFEDLISFQRIADPQISPDGKSVAFTATWFDLEANQRHADIWLAPMESGQAGGEPRQLTRSGKRDERPRWSPDGKTIAFQSNRDGEWQIYLINVGGGEARKLTTISTGATDHVWSDNGRLLAFASDVYPDCADDACNKKRGEETEKSKVKAKIATRLLYRHWNAWKDGRRTHVFVVPAEGGTPKDLTPGDYDAPTFSLGGPTGYALSPDGKELAYVSNHDPVEATSTNSDIWIVPTTGGQARPGQSDAYPQKDFGGQARKISTSPGADDGPQYSPDGRYLAFRSQFQAGYESDRWRLLIYDRRSQTIANLTETFDRSVDSCAWSPDSKKLYLVAEDKGHSLIYSVSITGAESTPLVKEGFNGDLGVSSDGKTLVFTRSTLTMPAEIFRSHADGSGVTQLTDINREKLSPLAMNPVEHFWFDGALGDKVHGLLVRPPNFDPDKKYPLVYLVHGGPQSAWNDNWGYRWNAQMFASPGFVVAMVNFHGSTGFGQKFTDDINSQYGGFPFDDLMKGLDYILAKYPFVDKDRLGVAGASFGGYMVNWLIGHTDRFKCAVSHAGVFNIVSKYGSTEELWFPEWDLRGTPYDNRELYEKWNPFNSVNNFKTPTLVTHGELDYRVTVDQGLQLFTALQRKRVPSKLLYFPDEGHWILKPQNSRLWFKTVLDWLATYLK
- a CDS encoding ATP-binding cassette domain-containing protein — protein: MIEALNLTKVFRDRKRGEIRAVDRVNFCCQPGQIYGLLGANGAGKTTTLRLLATILQPSDGTARVAGFDIKEQPEKVRANVGFLSTATALYGRLTARETVEYFGRLNGLDGGALKRRLDELLALLEIGEFADRRCEKLSTGMKQKVSIARTLVHDPPVMIFDEPTLGLDVMTARTIVGFIRDCRTRGKTVIFSTHVMSEAEKLCDTIGIIHDGALLAEGTLGALRQRTGLEDLEDIFVRTVEGSA